The genomic interval TTTTGACAAATCCCCAATTTGAACAATATAGTTGACGAGACGAGTAATTTACtttgttaaaataattaattgattgagaattttttttatgggtAACAAATAGATATTTTCATTGAAATTGGAGTATACTGAATGTGTAACTAGCCCTATTATTAACTTAATTCGTTCATCTTTGCGTTTTTTCTGTTTGAATATTTACTAAGAAAATGTATCTCGTAGATGATAGACAGTATTCAACATCCAAGACTGAAGCAACTGAAAAAAGAGGGGAAAACGGCTTTTCAGTGTTTCTTGGAAAATCACAAACAAATGCGGGAGAATGCAGAGGAATGGATGAAGGATACCTCAAATTCCAGTATGCTTGTTTCTACTCTCATTGCTACAGTGGTGTTTGCTGCAGCTTTTACAGTTCCTGGAGGAAACAATGAACAAGGAATTCCGAATTTCCTCAACGATACATCGTTTACGGTATTTGTCTATTCGGATGCACTAGCACTGTTTTCATCAGTCACTGCCATCTTGATGTTCTTATCTATCCTAACTTCAAGTTACAAAGAGAAAGACTTCCTGAGGGCATTGCCCAAGAGGATGTTAATCGGTCTTGCCTCCCTCTTCTTCGCCATAGCTACCATGATGGTAGCTTTTGGAGCAGGTCTCGCAATTGTACTACGTGAGAGATTCAAATGGGTTTGGGGTCCAATTATGTTCTTGGCATCATTTCCAGCGACTCTGTTCATCAAGCTGCAGCTTCCCTTGTTTATCGAAATGGTTCAATCAACATATGGAAGCATCTTTCGACGTGGAAAAATATGGTAACTGACTGAGCATTGGGATGCAGCTGGCCCTCTCTATTAGCCTGACAATGGTTAGTGTGTAAAAATAAATGACTTGGAAGATGATTATTAAGTAgtcataaaattataaatgttGTACTAGTTCTTCGGTGGTGTGAAAAGTATTTAATTAAGACTCAAAGTGTGTCACTCAAAATCTATattgtatataaataaaattgagcTTCGTGTTGTGATatagattaattttttttactcaatcaacttaatattttattgatatcgaaaattgatataaactgataatctgaaaacataaaaattagtcatgaaaatgCATATTAAAATCTGAAactgaacaaaaaaaaaacaataacaaaaatcTGACAACCATTACATTAAGAGTAACACTTCAGAAAAAGctaaattcaacaaaaatacaaaatatctttcataaaaatacaaaattccGCAATCAACAACCAAAGAAAAtgttaggatagtcttgaattATAGTATGattaggattgtttaattctaattaaactagTATACCTTCttaaaatagtctttaaatctagttagatTACAATAACAATTCC from Theobroma cacao cultivar B97-61/B2 chromosome 5, Criollo_cocoa_genome_V2, whole genome shotgun sequence carries:
- the LOC108661895 gene encoding ankyrin repeat-containing protein At3g12360-like codes for the protein MLATVCFEPSISHLVAELPKNRELADHSCASTEMQRELQWFKMIDSIQHPRLKQLKKEGKTAFQCFLENHKQMRENAEEWMKDTSNSSMLVSTLIATVVFAAAFTVPGGNNEQGIPNFLNDTSFTVFVYSDALALFSSVTAILMFLSILTSSYKEKDFLRALPKRMLIGLASLFFAIATMMVAFGAGLAIVLRERFKWVWGPIMFLASFPATLFIKLQLPLFIEMVQSTYGSIFRRGKIW